DNA from Rosa rugosa chromosome 6, drRosRugo1.1, whole genome shotgun sequence:
GGGAGACAGAACTTTAAAGGTTGTAGGCTGTGGCAACCAACAATCTCTCCGAATATAAATACAATAATCCTCTCCGGATAATTGCATTTGGTATATAGATATAGCTAACTAACAACGAGTCATTGATCAATGAGCTAGCTATATCTATATACCAAATGAGGTTTTCCAAAATGCCTCTGTTTTATTTCTCTTTTGAACTAATTGCATCTGTACCTCTTTCTTTTCCCGACCTTCTTCAATTATATTAGAATATTAGATAGTACACATTTATATATTTGACTCAGGAGACTTTAACGCCGGTCCCTCTGGGGCTTGGTGTCTTTGGTTGGTTCTCTCAAACCTTCAGGACACCAGTTCGACTGGCGTTGGAAAGAAATCATGAAATCTTGACGATGAGGTATTCTAAAATACCTTTGTTTTTTTGCTTCTGCTGCACTAAAAACAGCCATGAAATCAAATGGGAGGATTTTGAAATGTACGTACAAGCCGGCTACAAGAACAAAACATGGCCGGTGAATGCCATTAATTAATGAGTACGTAAAAGAGTGAAACAAATCTCTAACTGCAGACATCAATATAATATGACGAAGATTTTACTAGAATATGGGAAAAGTAGAATATTcggcatgatttttttttttgaaataatcgGCATGATTTATATATTACAGAAACATATATGCAATCTTGTAGTTATCATTGACAGCGGCGTGACCTATGTACTATCTAAATTCTGACCCCATATATACAGTTAGTTATGCAAATAAGCATATCGATCTGTACGATTTTGAAACCCTATATATATGCTTCTATAGTTAGCCAAGACATCATACAAATTTACAAGAGGCTAACAGTTCAGACATACAAGTGAGATTGTTCAGAGGGATTTACTAGAGCTAGCTAGCTTGACTAACATGGCACGAGTCAGTACTGCTCTGGTGTTGATTGCCTTCTTCGTCGTTTTTCCGAGCATGGTTTTGGCCACACAATATCTTGTTGGAGATGATTTAGGCTGGAATGGTGATGCTGATTACGAGGGTTGGGTTGCTGACAAAACTTTCTTTGTTGGAGATGTTTTAGGTGTGTGTATTTTCTTGGTTTGGTGTATATAtaaatatctatatctatagTGGTGTTTGTTATGTGGACATTTACCTCACTAcattttggttttttgtttccACAGTTTTCAATTACGTTGCAACTGGCCACAACGTTGTTATAGCTACTAATGGTGACAATTATGACAATTGTGTTGCATCTCCAAACTTTGGTGTGTACGACAGTGGGaatgatgcaataacattgaaTGAAGCTGGAACTTACTACTTCTTATGTTCATATCATTGCGACTATCTGCAACAGAAAGTTATGGTCACTGTGAACTAGATGAGAAAATTTTACTCCATCGAACAATTTGGTTGAGCTCAAACGCTTCtcagacattttttttttttttgaaaaggggtttggaacccagccaagctgggaGATTTTTATGATTAAGTAAtttgtaatttgttttttttaataaataatctCTAATGTGAGGTGTCAGAAAATTTCGGTATATTTTCAATAATTATTTTTCACGTTGGGGAAATTGTCGAGATCAATAAGAAAGTCTAAATATTTTCTTGTGCAAATTGAATTAATGATATTTACTTTGGGTGTCAAAAGTCACTTTTGGTGTGGATCACATTAGATTAGAGCTAATCCATCAACCTCTGTTATAATAGACATCGTATTATGAAGACAATAAACCATTATTAAGCGTAGGTTGAGATGGCATGGCTATTATTCCAAATTTCATGATAAATAATTTGTGTTCCTCTAAATCTATTAATAACTTTTACTGTTTGATTGTTTTCTAATATTGAGCCTAAACGTGGTCTTATGTATGCTTCTTgagtaataataatattatgtcAGGCTCATCTAGGTAAATGTTGCAACTAAATAAGGCTGAAGGTATACTATCGATGGTTAACGAGATTTTGCCTTCCTAAATGCTCAAATATTGTTGGATATATTCATGAAGTTCTAGAGGAAATGAATGTATATGATAGTCATGCTCAATATATATAATTGTGTTAGAAAACCATGCTCAAGTAATAAATCTGGTGTTagtttaatagttttttttttttaatataataaatagaggattaggcgatattagctcctcTGTGACAGCCGATTTGGGG
Protein-coding regions in this window:
- the LOC133718748 gene encoding blue copper protein 1a-like, which codes for MARVSTALVLIAFFVVFPSMVLATQYLVGDDLGWNGDADYEGWVADKTFFVGDVLVFNYVATGHNVVIATNGDNYDNCVASPNFGVYDSGNDAITLNEAGTYYFLCSYHCDYLQQKVMVTVN